A window of Kineococcus rhizosphaerae genomic DNA:
GCAAGGACCTCGGCATCCTCAACCTGTCGACCACCGCGGGGCAGACCGTGGGCCCGCTCATCACGTCCTCCCTCGTCGTGGCGACCGGCGGCTACGGCCTCGTGTTCCCCGTGGCGATCGTCACGGCCCTGCTCGGCGCGTTCGCCATCACCCGGATCCGCTCGGTGCGCTGACGTCCCCCCGCACGGCGAAGGGCCCGTCCCCCTCGGGGGACGGGCCCTTCTGCGTGCGGTCCCTCAGCCCTCCAGGAGCACGAGGTCCCACGGCCCGACGGTGAGTTCTTGACCCACGGTCACGTCCCGGGCACCGAGGACGTCCCGGCCCGCGACGGGAGCGGCCACCGCGACGGGGGCACCCGAGTAGTTCAGCAGGTACGTCACGGCCCGGCCGCGGCCGTTCGTGCCGCGCCGCACCGCCACCGTCGGCGCGCTGCGCGCGAGGTCCTGCGGCCAGTCCCACACGCCCGCGTCGCGCAGCAGGTCCCCCAGGACGGCCCGCAGCGTCACGGGGTCGGTCAGCGTCGCCAGGTACGTCGCGGTCCCCTCCCCGAAGGCGTTGCGGGTCAGCGCCGCGTACCCCGACCACGCCGGGTGGTCGTAGCGGGCGAGGACCTCCGTCCCCTCCGCGGGGGTCAGCAGTTCCAGCACGACCTCGGCGGCCGCGTCGGCTGCGCCCGCGAACCCGTCGCGGAAGGACAGCCGGGCGCCGTCGGGCGTCGAGAACTGGTTGTAGGTGACGCCGAAGACGTCGGTCAGGCCGTGCGGAGCGCGGTCTGCCCACACGGTGAGGTGCTCGTCGGCCACCGCGGTCCGGAACGTCGCGACGAGGTTCCCCCCGTCCTGCACGTACCGGCGCAGCGCGTCGACCGTGGACTGCGGCGCCGTGTAGAGCGCCGGCACGACGAGGACCTCGTACGCACCGAGGTCCTCGGCGTCGAACGGCGCGACGTCGACCTCGACGTTCAGCTCGAACAGCGCGTCGTAGACCCGCCGGAGCACGTCGTTGTAGCCGGCCGACTCACCGAACATGAACCCCGTCTCGAGCCGGAACAGCCGCAACGCCGTGAGCGCCTCGTTGCTGACGAGGACCGCGACGCGGTTGCGCTTGCGCAGCCCGGTGATCGACGCCGCGTGCCGCTCGACCTCGCCCCCGAAGACCCCGGCCTCCTCGTACGTCGGGTTCGGCTCCAGGTCGTGGCTCAGCACGCCCTTCCAGTACGTCTCGAAGGAGTTGTGGATCGAGTGCCAGTGCCAGTACACGACCCCGCAGGCGCCGCTCGCGAGGTGGCTCCAGGCCTGCAGGCGCAGCTGCCCGGGGTAGGGCAGCCAGCCCATCTGACCCTGCGCCTGGGTCTCGGCGACGAGGTAGTTCGCGCCGCCCTTGAGGGACCGGACCACGTCGCCGCCGAAGGCGATCTCCTTGCCCGTCAGCCGCGACTGGGTGGGGTGGTAGATGTCGGTCCCCGCCAGGTCCACCGTGCGGGCGGCCCGGAAGTGGTCCACCGACGGCTGCAGCCCGTAGGACCAGCCCGGGGCCCAGTCGAAGTCGAAGTTCTGGGTGACGAACTGGCCGGGCCGGGCGTGCTCGCGCACGATCCCGGCCTGCCACGCGAGGTACTCGGTGACCAGCCCGCGGCGGTAGGCGTCGAACGCCGCGGCCAGCGAGCCGTTGATCGTGCCGCGCACGTCGGGGAAGTCCTCCCAGGCGTCGACGCGGTTGGACCAGTAGTCCATGCCGTAGGTGCGGTTGAGGGCGTCGAGGTCGCCGTCGAACAGTTCCCGCAGGTGGCGGACGAACCCGCGCTGCACGGAGCGCGAGGCCGCGTCGTAGTACTTGGTCTCGTTGTCGATCTGGAACCCGATGACGTGCTCGCGGCCCGCGGTGCGCTCGGCCAGGGCCCGGATCACCCGCTCGGCGTGCAGGCGGAACGCGGGTGCGGTGATGTCCATGATCTGCCGCGCGCCGTAGCGGGGCGCATCGGTCGTGTCCGTGACGGCGAGCACCTCGGGGTAGGTGGCCACCAGCCACGCGGGCACCGCGTACGTGGGGGTGCCGACGATCACCTTCAGCCCGAACGCCTCGGCCGCGTCGAGCGCGCGGTCGACGTGGGTGAAGTCGAAGACGCCCGGCCGGGGTTCCAGCGTGCTCCACGTGGACTCCGCGATGCGGATGACGGTGAAGTGCGCGTCGCGCATCATCGCCATGTCGGTCGTGATGCGGTCGTTCTCGATGCGGTGGCCGGACAGGTACTCGTCGTAGTACGCCGCCCCGAACAGGATCCGGTCCATCGGGATCACCCCTCCTCGCGTGACGCCCGGCCCGCGTCCCCGCACCACCGGGTGGCCCGGGGTCCGGACCGGGGACCATCCTATCTACTATTGAGTAGATAGGAGACGCCCCCGGCCCTCCGCGGACCGTGCGGGACCGCTCAGAGCGAGACGGCCGTCTCCGCCCGCCGCACGACCAGCCCCGAGGTGCCCGAGGCCGGGTCGTCGAGGTCGAAGCTGCCGCGCGCGACGTCCACCTCGACGGTGTCGCCGTCGCGGACCTCGCCGGACAGGATCGCCCGGGCCAGCTTGTCGCCGATCTCGCGCTGCACGAGCCGGCGCAGCGGCCGGGCCCCGTAGGCGGGGTCGTAGCCGGTCAGGGCCAGCCAGTCCTTCGCGGCGTCGGTGACGTCGAGCACCAGGCGACGGTCGGCGAGCCGTTCGGCCATCTTCTGCACCTGGATCTCCACGATCCGGGACAGTTCCGTCGTCGACAGCGGGTCGAACACCACGACGTCGTCGAGCCGGTTGAGGAACTCGGGCTTGAAGTTCTGGCGCACGGCCGTCATGACGGCGTCGTGCTTGGTGGCCTGCGACAGTTCGGGGTCCACCAGGAACTGCGACCCGAGGTTCGAGGTCAGCACGAGGATGACGTTGCGGAAGTCGACCGTGCGGCCCTGGCCGTCGGTCAGGCGACCGTCGTCGAGGACCTGCAGGAGGATGTCGAACACCTCCGGGTGCGCCTTCTCCACCTCGTCGAGCAGCACGACGGAGTAGGGCCGGCGCCGGACGGCCTCGGTGAGCTGACCGCCCTCCTCGTACCCGACGTACCCCGGAGGGGCCCCGACGAGCCGGGCGACGGCGTGCTTCTCGGAGTACTCGCTCATGTCGATGCGGACCATGGCGCGTTCGTCGTCGAAGAGGAAGTCGGCCAGCGCCTTGGCCAGTTCGGTCTTGCCGACCCCGGTGGGCCCGAGGAACAGGAACGAACCGGTCGGCCGGTCGGGGTCGTTGACCCCGGCCCGCGAGCGCCGGACGGCGTCGGAGACGGCCTGCACCGCAGCGGTCTGGCCGATGAGCCGGGCGCCGAGGAACTCCTCCATGCGCAGCAGCTTCTCGGTCTCGCCCTCGAGCAGCCGGCCGGCGGGGATGCCGGTCCAGCCGGCGATGACCTCGGCGATGTCGTCGGGGCCGACCTCGTCGGCGACCATGGGTGCGGTCACGGCGACGTCCTGCTCGGCTTCGGCGGCGGTGGCGAGCTCGCGTTCGAGGGCGGGGATGCGCCCGTAGAGGATCTCGCTGGCCCCGCCGAGGTCACCCTCGCGCTGGAGGCGTTCGGCCTGCGAGCGCAGTTCGTCGACCTGGTGCTTGAGGTCGCCGACGCGGTTGAGGCCGGCCTTCTCCTGCTCCCAGCGGGCGGTGAGGGCGGTGAGCTGCTCCTGCCTGTCGGCGAGGTTCTGGCGCAGGGCGCCGAGACGTTCGCGGCTGGCGGCGTCGTCCTCCTTGGAGAGGGCGAGTTCCTCCATCTTCAGGCGGTCGACGGAACGGCGGAGCTCGTCGATCTCGACGGGCGAGGAGTCGATCTCCATGCGCAGCCGGGACGCGGCCTCGTCGATGAGGTCGATGGCCTTGTCCGGGAGCTGGCGGGCGGTGATGTACCGGTCGGACAGCGTGGCGGCGGCGACGAGGGCGGCGTCGGAGATGGCGACCTTGTGGTGCGCCTCGTAGCGTTCGCGCAGCCCGCGCAGGATGCCGATGGTGTCGGGCACGGAGGGTTCGCCGACGAAGACCTGCTGGAAGCGGCGTTCGAGGGCGGGGTCCTTCTCGATGCGCTCGCGGTACTCGTCGAGGGTGGTGGCCCCGACGAGGCGGAGCTGGCCGCGGGCGAGCATGGGCTTGAGCATGTTGCCGGCGTCCATGGCGCCCTCGCCGGCTCCAGCGCCGACGACGGTGTGCAGTTCGTCGATGAAGGTGACGACCTGCCCGTCGGAGTCGGTGATCTCCTTCAGGACGGCCTTGAGCCGTTCCTCGAACTCACCGCGGTACTTGGCCCCGGCGACCATGGAGGCGAGGTCGAGGGAGATGAGCCGCTTGCCGCGCAGCGACTCGGGGACGTCGCCGGCGACGATGCGCTGGGCGAGACCCTCGACGACGGCGGTCTTGCCGACGCCGGGTTCGCCGATGAGGACGGGGTTGTTCTTGGTGCGGCGGGACAGGACCTGCACGACGCGGCGGATCTCGGCGTCGCGGCCGATGACGGGGTCGAGGCGGCCCTGGCGGGCCTGTTCGGTGAGGTCGACGCCGTACTTCTCGAGGGACTTGTAGGTCCCCTCGGGGTCGGGCGAGGTGACCTTCGCCCCGCCCCGCACGGACGGCAGGGCGTCGAGGAGGGCGTCGCGGGTGGCGCCGACGGCGCGCAGGGCCTCCCCGGCGGCCGAGGTGGACGCGGCGGCGCCGAGCAGCAGGTGCTCGGTGGAGACGTAGGCGTCGTCGAGGGCGCGCGCCTCGTCGCCGGCGGCCTGCATGAGGGCCAGGGCGGGGCGGGACAGCTGCGGCTGGCTGACGGAGGAGCCGGACGCGCTGGGCAGCGAGGCGAGGGCCCCGTCGACCCGGCGGACGACGGTGGCCCGGTCGGCGCCGACGGCCTGCAGGAGGTGCCCGGCGACGCCGTTGTCCTGGCCGAGCAGGGCGGCGAGGACGTGCAGGGGTTCGACCTGCGCGTGGCCCGCGGACGTGGCACGGCCGACGGCGTCGGCCAGGGCTTCCTGGGCGCGGGTGGTGAGCTTGAGGTCCACGGACTACCTCCAGACGGGGTGGACGACTGCGGTCGCTGGTGACAACTCTGCCAGACTTGAGCTTGTTCCGCTCAACTCTGGCGCGTCGCCCCGGCGACGGGCCCGGACCCCGGCCGCGGTCGGGCCGGTCAGAGGAGCGGGTCCTGCTCCCAGCCGTCGGCCAGCGGCGGAGGGCCGTCCTGACGGGGCGGACCGGAGCGATCCGGTCCACCGGACGCGCGGGCCGCGCCGGACCGGGGAGCGCGGGGGGTCTCGCGCGGTCGGGCGGCGCGCCGAGGGGCTGCGGCGGCAGGCGCCTCGTCCCCGCGCGACGGGTGGCGCCTGCTCCAGCCCCTGCGGTGCCTCACCAGGTGACCGGTGTCGCTGAGGTGCGCCAGCGTCGCGCTGATGTTGCCCCCGATCACCAGCACCCACCAGGAGCCGCGCACGTCCTCCGGCAGGCGCAGCCACACCTCCTGCCGGACCGCGTCCAGGGCCAGGAGCTCGTCGGAGTCGGCGAAGACGTCGAGGACGACCTCCTGCAACTGCGCCATCAGCCCCGACGGGCGCAGCGGCAGCGTCGACGCGGCACCGGTGGCCGTGAAGTCGGCGGGGAGTTCCGGGGCGCTGACGTCGAGTTCGAAACGATCCATGCGGCGACTCCTCGGCGGACCGGACGACCCGCACGACCTGAGCGAGGTGCTGAGCAGAGTAGTCAGCGGCGTCTGCGGTCGCTCTCCGACGAGCCGGGTCCCACCGTCGACGGAGTCCGGTGGAGCACGCCGACGACCCGCCGGCGACCCGCCGGCGCCACCGCGGCGGTCCGCTCCGACGTCGCTCGCGGGCCGCGGGTTCAGTCCCGCAGGGCGAGGACCGCGAACGTGCCCAGCCAGTGGGTGCTGAGGTAGCCGTCGCCGGCCAGCGCCTCCAGCCCGCGGGCCCGGTGCGCCGCGGCGGACCCGCGCAGGACGGCGCCGCGGGGGTCGTCGGCGCCGAGGGCGGTGGCGAGGGCGCGCAGGGCCGCGGCCCGGTGCAGGTTGAGCCCGTCGAGGTGCCCGAGGCGGCCGTCGGCCCGGTCGGCGACCGCGACCGGTTCCAGCACGCCGCGGGGCCCGCCCGCGGCGAGGCCGGGCCAGAAACCGTCCAGCCAGCGGCCGAACTCCGGCGCGGGCAGCACGCGGCGCACCAGGTCCGCCTCGGCCAGGCCGGGCGAGAGGAAGTCCTCCCCCGAGGGTTCCCAGCGCAGCGGTGCGTCGCGGTCGGGCCCGAACCAGGCGGTGGTCGCCGCGCGCACCGCCTCGGCGAGGTCGACCCGGCCCAGCCCGGGCGCGGCGTCCAGGAGCAGGCCGAGGGCGAACGCGGTGTTGGCGTGGGTCCCGGCCCGCACGGGCCGTCCCGCCCGCGGCAGCCAGTCGAGCGTCAGGTCGGCCACCGCGTCGGCCGCCGGGGCCAGCGCCGCCGCCCAGTCCCGGACCTCGGCGGGGCTGCCGGCCTCGTCGGCCCAGTCGCGGCACTCGGCCGCGAGCGCCGCGAGCCACGCCCAGCCGTAGGGGCGCTCGAACCCCGGCGACGCGCGCAGGGTCGTGGTCTCGGTGGCCAGGTTCTGCACGCTCAGGTGCGCGGTGAGGACGGCGCGCACCGCCGCTGCGTCCAGGGCCGACGGGTACCGGCGCAGCAGGTGCACGAGCAGCCAGTGCGTGTGCACGGCGGAGTGCCAGTCGTAGCAGCCGTGGAAGGCCGGGTGCGCGACGCGGGGCAGCACGAGGTCCTCCGGGCCGCGCAGCACGGTGCCGGGGGCGTACGGGAACTCCCGGGTCGCGTTCGCGACCGCGGTCGCGGCGAGCGGCCCGGCGAGTTCGGCGAGGTCGGCGAGGTCGGCGACGTCCGTCACGTCAGAACGCCAGGACGTACATGAGGACGACGTTCGCGACGAGCAGGGGCACCGCGGTCGGGATCTGCGCCTTGATGACGGCGTAGTTGCTCTTGAGTTCCAGCAGCGCGACGGGCACCACGTTGAAGTTCGCGGCCATCGGGGTGCACAGGGTTCCGCAGTAGCCCGACAGCATCCCGATGGCGAACACGGCCGGGGGGTTCCCGCCCATCGCCTGCACCAGCACCGGGTAGCCGATGGCCGCGGTCAGCACCGGGAACGCGGCGAACGCGTTGCCCATGATGACCGTGAACACGGCCATGCCGAGGCAGTAGAGGACCACCGCCGGCAGCAGCACCCCGTCGGGCAGGACCGCGGAGACGGTGTCCCCGATGGCCTTGCCGACCCCGGCGGTCGCGAAGACGAGACCCAGCACCGACAGCAGTTGCGGCAGCACGAGCGCCCAGCCGAGGTCCTCGGTGAGCCGGCGGCCCTCGGTCAGCGCGAGCGCGGGGGTGCGCTGGCGGAACAGCCACATGCCGACGGGGATCGCGATGATGCCCGCCGCGGCCAGGCCGATGACGGTCTCGCTGCCGCTCTGCAGCAGCGGCTGCCCGCCGACGGAGACGTCCTTGCCCACGGTCGCGCACAGCGCGGTGACGACCGGGATGATGAGGACCGGCACGAACAACCGGTTCCCGAACCGCGCGGCCAGCGCCTCGCGCGAGGCCAGGACCGCCGTGCCGGCCGCGCGCAGCGGGGCGGTGGCGCGTCCGGCGCCCTCACCCCCGCGGTCGGCCTCCAGGCCGTCGACGTCCCCGGCCGCACCGGCCGCCGCGGCGGACCCGCTGCGGGCCAGGCGCCCGGTGCCGGCGATCGCGGCGATGACGACGAGGCCCAGGCCGAGCACCCACGCGGGCGCGGCACCGGTCACGACGAAGGAGCTGTAGGGGAAGCAGAGCCCGACCAGCGCCCAGAACGCACCGCTGGTGGTCCGGCGGGGGTTCGTCCGGTCGCGGGCGACGAGCACGCCGACCGCGACGAAGAACAACCCCATGAGCCAGTAGAACCACTCGACCTGGATCACCGCGCCACCTCCGTCGCCCGGGTCTTCGCGATCGCCCTGGCCAGGGCGCGGTCGGTGTGCAGGCTGCGCGCCCCGTGGATCAGCAGCGCGACCACGGCGCTCGGGATGGCCCACAACGCCACCTGCAGCGGTGCGAGGGTGTAGCCGTACGTCGTGTCGACGAAGGAGGTGATGAGCAGCACCGCGCCGACGGCGACGAAGATGTCCTCGCCGAAGAACGCCCCGACGTTGTCGGTGCTGGCCGCGAACGCGCGGATGCGCTGGGAGACCGCCTCGGGCAGTTCGCCGAAGCGCCGGACCGCGGCGGCCTCGGCCATCGGCGCGACCAGGGGGCGCACCGTCTGGGCGTGCCCGCCGATGCTCATGAGCCCGATCGCCGCGGTGGCCTGCCGCACGACGAAGTACCCCGCGAGGATCCCGCCGGTGGTCAGCCGGGACATCCGCGAGACCAGGCGCCGCGCCTGTTCCTGCAGGCCGTTGCGTTCCACCAGGCCGATCACGGGCAGGACCAGCAGGAAGATGCTGACCGAGCGGCTGCCGGCGAAACCGGTGCCGAAGGCGTCGAGCACCTCCTTCAGGGACATGCCGCCGAGGAAACCGGTCACCAGGCCGGCCACCGTGACGACGAGCATGGGGTTCAGCCGCAGGGCGAAGCCCGCGACCACCACCAGGATTCCGAGGAGGACGAGCACTTCCGCGCCTTTCGCCAGGACGGACGGGAGGTCGAGCGTTTCCGGTGACGCTAGGGATCGTTCAACGATCACACAAGGGGTACGGTCGGAGAAGTTTCTCCGAGCAACTCCGCTCCCTCCCCCGCACCCGAGGTGATCGTGACCGCACCGCACCCCGCCCCCTCCCGTCCCGCGCCCCCGACGGTCGAGGAGTCCCGCCTCGGGACGCCCGCCGTCCCCGGCGGCGCGCCGGTCGCCCAGCAGGTCCTCACCGCCTCCGGGTTCGACCGTTTCCCCGCCGCGTTCGAGGCCGCGCTGCACTCGGCGGCCTCGCTGCCCGAACTCCTCGCCGTGGTCCGCGGGCACGGTGCCGCGCTCTGGGACGCCGCGGTGGCCCGCGCCCGGGAACCGGAACCCGCCGGATCCCTCGACCGCTTCGACGACCGGCCCCTGTACTGGGCGCGGACCGCGATGAGCGCCGCCCTGCGCACCCTGGACAGCGAGCACCTCGCGGTGCAGCACCAGCGGTTCACCCTGCTGCACGTGCTGGACCGCACGTCCCGCGGCATCGACCGGCCGCTGTGGCCCACGGCCGCCCCCGGCGACCTGCGGGTGGCCGTCAGCGGGTTCGACGTCTACCAGCTCGACGCCGACGTGCGGCACTCCAACCCCTCCGGCGCCGCCGCGCTGCAGCTCGACGGTGCCCGGTTCGAGTTCCCGCAGGGGACCGCCGTGGTGCGGGCCGTCGTGCTCCCGGTGAACTACGGCGACTTCGACCAGGGCGTCGTCGAGGACGCCTTCGGCCCGGTCCTGCGGCCCGGTCCGCAGCGGGCCGACCTCATCACCACGATCAGCATGACCGCGCGGGGGCGGATGGACGTCGAGAAGTGGGCCGCCGGCGCCCGCGGCGGCACCCCGGACAACAACCGCGACCAGCACTTCGGCCCCGTCGCGCGCGCCGCGCGGTGGCCGCAACCGGAACCGTCGCCGGAGTGGATCGAGACGACACTGCCCCACGAGGCGATGGTCGCGGCCGGCACCGCCCCCTGGCCGGTCGTGCTGCGCGACGGCGTCCGGGAGTGGCCGGCCGGGACGTTCCCCGACCCCGCGGCGCTGCGCTCGGTCGACGACCCCACCGCGGGCAGCACCCCGGCCGCCGGGACCGGCGGGGACTACCTGAGCAACGAGAGCATGTACCGCTCCAACCGGCTGCGGCAGGCGTTCGGCGCGCACGACGTCCCCGGCGGGCACCTGCACGTCTCGGCCCTGCTCGACCCCGCCGACCTCGCGGCCCTGACCGACGAGGCGTTCGCGGCCGACCGTCGGGCGGTCGTCGAGCAGACGGTCGCGCTCGTGCGCGCAGCCGCGCGGGCCGTGCTCGAGCGCCGGGCCTGACCGGGCGGCCCGGTCAGGCGCGGCCGGCGCGGTCAGGCGCGGCCGGCGGCCCGGGTGCGGTAGGCCCGCAGCACCCGCTGCTCGGCTTCGTCGAGGTAGGTGCGCAGCTCCTTCGCGGCGGCGACCCCGCCGCGCTGCACCAGGGTGTCCAGGACGACGTGGTTGCGGGCGAGGTAGGTCCCGTGGAACTCGTCGGGCCGGCCCACGACGTGGAAGGCCAGCCGCATCTCGTTCCAGATGCTCTGCATGAGCGCCTCGACGCGGACGCTGCCCAGCGCCGTCAGCGCGCGGTGGAAGTCGATGTCGGCCGTCCCGACCCCGACCCAGTCACCCGTGGCCGCCAGCCGTCCGGCGCGCTCGAGGGTCTCCGCCACCGCGGCCAGGCCCTGCGTGCGCCGGCCGTGGTCGCGCACTGCGGCGCACTCGACGAGCCGGCGCGCGTCGTACAGCTCGCGCACGTCCTGCTCGGTGGGGACCCGGACGAACACCCCGCGGTTCAGCTCGTGGACGACGAGGCGCTCCTCGCCGAGCACCCGGAAGCTCTCGCGCAGGGTGTTGCGCGAGACGTCGAAGGCCGCGCACAGCTCCGGTTCGGGCAGCCGGGCGCCGAGGGGGTAGGTGCCGTCGAGGATGCCCGCGCGGACCTGGTCGGCGACCGCGTGCGAGCGTCCGGAACGACTGAGTTCCGCTGTGCTGGACGCGGTCAAGGAACGCTCCTCGGGTGGGACGGCGCCCTGACGCTACCACCGGGGATCGGGCCCGGCCCTTGCGGAATCGTTGAACGATCGGCAGGATCGAGGGGTGGCGACGATCCTGGACCTCAACGCGGACGTGGGCGAGGGCTTCGGCCGCTGGGAGCTCGGCGACGACGACGCCGTGCTGGCCACCGTGACCAGCGCCAACGTCGCCTGCGGCTTCCACGCCGGGGACCCGGCCACCATGACCCGCACGGTGCGGACCGCGCACGAGCGCGGGGTCGCCGTCGGCGCGCACGTCTCCTACCGCGACCTCGCCGGGTTCGGCCGCCGCTACGTCGACGCCACCGAGGACGAGCTGACCGGCGACGTCGTCTACCAGATCGGGGCGCTGCAGGCCATCGCGCGCTCGGTCGGGGCGCACGTCGACTACGTCAAACCCCACGGCGCCCTCTACAACACCATCGCCTCCGACGAGCGCCACGCCCGCGCCGTGATCACGGCCCTGCAGCTCGTCGACCCCGCGCTGCCGCTGGTGGGCCTGGCGGGTTCGCCGCTGCTGGAGACCGCCCGGGCCGCCGGCCTGACCGTCGTCGCCGAGGTGTTCGCCGACCGCGCCTACACCCCCGGAGGGACCCTCCTGTCGCGCCGCGAACCCGGCGCGGTCCTGCACGACCCGCAGGAGGTCGCCGAGCGGGTGGTGCGCTGGGCGCGGACCGGCACGATCACGGCCGTCGACGGTTCCGAGGTGCGCGTGCGGGGCGAGTCCGTCTGCGTGCACGGCGACTCCCCCGGCGCGGTCGAGATGGCCCGCGCGGTCCGCTCCGGGCTCGAGGGCGCCGGGATCGCGTTGCGGCCCTTCCGCGCGGCGGACCCGCGGTGAGCACCGGCGCGGCGCTGCGGTTCCTGCCCTGCGGCTCCGACGGCCTGCTCGTGGAGGTCGCCGGGCTCGAGGAGTCCCTGGCCCTGCACGCCGCGCTGCGCACCGATCCGCTCCCGGGGACCACCGAGCTCGTCCCCGCGGCCCGCACCGTCCTGGTCCGGTTCCGCCCCGAGCTCACCGGCGCCGCCGAACTCGCCGCGCGGATCCGCGAGCGGCCGCTGACCGCCGCGGCCACCGGACCCGGCGACCTCGTCGAGGTCCCCGTGCACTACGACGGGCCCGACCTCGAGGAGGTCGCCCGGCTGTGCGGCACCACCCCGGCCGAGGTCGTCCGCCGGCACACCGGCGCGACCTGGACGGTGGCGTTCACGGGTTTCGCCCCGGGTTTCGCCTACCTCGCCGGGGACGACCCCGTCCTGGACGTCCCCCGCCGCAGTTCCCCGCGCACCGCCATCCCCGCCGGTGCCGTCGGCCTGGCCGGCCGGTTCAGCGGCGTGTACCCGCGGGCCAGCCCGGGCGGCTGGCAGTTGCTGGGCCGCACCACGCTGGCCGTGTGGGACGTCGCGCGCCCCGAACCGGCCCTGCTGCGCCCCGGGACGCGGGTGCGGTTCGTCGAGGCCCCGGCCGGCGAACCGGCGCCCGGACCCCCGGCCGCCCCGGGGATCGCGGGAACCCCCGTCCCCGAACCGTTCCTGGAGGTCCTGGCCGCGGGGACGCAGACGCTCGTCGAGGACCTCGGCCGCCCCGGCCGCTCGGCGCAGGGCCTGTCCCGTTCCGGGGCGGTCGACCGCGGTGCGCTGCGTCGCGCGAACCGGCTCGTCGGGAACCCTCCCGGCGCTCCCGCCCTCGAGGTCGCCGGCGGGGGCCTGCGCGTGCGCACCCACGGCCGGTCGGTCCTGGCCCTGACCGGGGCGCCGGCCCCGCTGCGGATCTCCACCCGCACCGGCACGCTCGAGGTTCCCGCCCAGCGCCCCTTCGCCCTGGACGACGGCGAGGAGCTGCA
This region includes:
- a CDS encoding 5-oxoprolinase/urea amidolyase family protein: MRFLPCGSDGLLVEVAGLEESLALHAALRTDPLPGTTELVPAARTVLVRFRPELTGAAELAARIRERPLTAAATGPGDLVEVPVHYDGPDLEEVARLCGTTPAEVVRRHTGATWTVAFTGFAPGFAYLAGDDPVLDVPRRSSPRTAIPAGAVGLAGRFSGVYPRASPGGWQLLGRTTLAVWDVARPEPALLRPGTRVRFVEAPAGEPAPGPPAAPGIAGTPVPEPFLEVLAAGTQTLVEDLGRPGRSAQGLSRSGAVDRGALRRANRLVGNPPGAPALEVAGGGLRVRTHGRSVLALTGAPAPLRISTRTGTLEVPAQRPFALDDGEELHVGTPARGVRSVLAVRGGLAVTAVLGSGSTDLLSGTGPDPVRAGDRLPVGAAPGGAVVPWTAPDPEPPAAGDVVGLDVVLGPRDDWFSPATVQRFCDQEWVVTPRSNRVGLRLDAEPLERAVTGELPSEGTVPGAVQVPPDGRPVVFAADHPVTGGYPVIACVAAHHLDLLAQVPPGARVRFRPVTPEGEPA